The DNA sequence GATACGGCAGGCCCTGCGATAGCCACCACCCATCTAAGTCTGAGCAGCCATGACGCAGCAGACGTCAGGCCACCCAAGAGGAGATCCAGACTGCTGTTCCTGGAGGGCACCGGAGCAGAGAGAAGGAGAAGCTGTAGGAGCACCTCCAAGGCTGGGATTCAGAGACCACCTCCATCCTTGTGCGTCCCATTGCTTGCGGATAAGAAAGCGACAAGTGGCCATCAGCCACCCCATGGACTGTGCCTGCCATCCTGGTGAGGAAGCATGATGGCAGCTGACATGTTAGTCCCCCTTCCCATCATCTTGTGTAACTGATTGCATAAAAATGGTCCCATTGTGAGCAGGACTATGTGCATGTGGAGGGTGTGAAAGGCTCAATCTGTTAATTAGTTAGGTGTGATATCTCCATTGTCTCTttgaaagacattaagatacCGCTCTGTCCCTCTCCAAACCATGTCTGTGCCTCCATTTACTTCACCACCTGCAATGTCACAGTACCACATAACCCCGTGACAGATCAGATTATTACGTCACACATCTCATTCCCATGAATGATCCCTCAGCTGTCTGCACGTGTAAGGCTGTGTGCTTGATGCAATGGTCACCAACGTGACACCCGTGAGCAGGACTAAATGAGCGCTGTGCTGTCATCATGGCTTGCTCTAGAATGAACAAGCTCAGCTAGTTTCATCGGCCTGCCCCACCAACGTTGATGACCTTTACTGTCATGTACGAAATGCATAGCTCCCTGCattattttctttgtaaaagCAGCTCTCGCTGTAAGGAAGGTTGGAGACTCCTGGCCTGATAGAATTAGCTCCATGGTGCTCAAAACATGCAGCAACGAATCTTGAGGGGTTTGTCAGCACCTGTTCTCCATCTCCCTGAAGCTGAAGAAAGTGCTAAAGGTATGGAGGACTTCATAAGTTACATTGGGACGGCATGGTACCCTTACAGCCTTAAGGACCACAGACTTGTTGACGTCACTTCATAGATCATTAAGATCTTTGAGAGACTGGTCACAGACTATGTGGATCCACTACAGTTTGCCTATAGGACCATGGTTTGCTGTGTAGGGAGGCATGAGAGGCAGAGCTGCAGAGGAAAACGACAAGAAGGAAGTTTATCTGTGAGAAGTTGGGCTGATCTAGAAGTAGAAGGTAGTCATGCATAGATTGAAGTCATCGGAGTGTTTGTGGTTCGCCAAGTCGAGGAGTATTTCTTCCCATGAGTGGATGGGTGTGGgtcctatggaatattatttagcactatataacgtagaatacaagtattatgatattattaaaaagtatgccaaatatccatgatgtaaatattacaatgtaaaccttataatgtaatcaacacaatgtaatcaactgagtatgtatttgcaccttttgttagtctgagtttctgttaccTACTTTATGttagaaatgatggacaaacttatcacctaggggtgtggattaagggaaaaaacaattattgtgaatggctgaaggaatgatgatgcttaagtgacgagatatcatttaacaattagaacttatataaaaattggtgtaaaacagtactggacacacttttacgtgtccagccttggttgtaacttcattgttgcaataaagactgaattctggatactgcactagcagccctctgacttctgatttggcgggaaggagaaaaaaccacgacagtccTAGGTTCCATGTCAGTATGGATGGGAGGACAGCAGTCTTCTAGGTGCGGTTGTCCTCCAAATTGTCTAGTGAAGGAAGAGAATGAAGGGACAGGTGGTTCTTAGTTTGTTACTCCTTCTATACCCACAACACAAGATTGATGCCATGCTGACAGACAGTCATGCTCCCTTTCTGCGGTGATTATTGGCCGCCATCTGCATCCCGTTTGCACTCCTCACAGGTGGCACCATGGCCATGCATGCGGAGATCACAGTTACTGTCTGGCAGCATGGTGCTGAATGCCAGTCACTGGAGTTTGGGGGTCCCTGGGCACCTGTGGGTCTTGGTGCTTCACCAGCTGCCATCTGACTGTAGGAGAGTCCATGATCCACTATGTGAGTGTCCACCTGCACCACCCCAAGCTCATTGCCAAGTGAGAACCTTTTATAGGGGGGAGTAGACTACTTTAAGCATGTAAACAAGAACATCATTCACGCTTATGTCTAGTACACTCAAAAAAATGAAACTTTgactttaattaaaattattttatcaACAGGTTCCACGAAATTGTACTATGTTAGTTGAAAGGAAAAATGTTAAGTTCATCTAACTTTATGAACTTgtattatattaacatattgtGAATTGACCCAACTAGATAAAATAACTTCTGATCAACAAGAGATATTTAAGCCTACCTAATCTAATTCAGTTATGTTATATGGACATAAATAATGTAGTTACAGGCTACATATTTTACATTCGTCCTCTAAACATATATATCTTAGtagaagtaaaataaaaaaaattaagttcaatttattgaaatatgttttcATCCAACTTATTTTATAATAGTTAGTGTGAcctaattctattttgtcaacagGTTCCACACAAATGAATTTGGTACACCAGAcatatttttatttcctttattcAACAATATTCATTTAACATCTTGTTGCCACTGGGTCCAAAATAAAAGCCCATAACTAACCCTAATAGACATTATGGTGCAGCATGGTACAACACTAACAGTTGTAAACTGCCTTTATACAGCCCAATAATACAACAGACTTTTAGTAACAGCATTACAATCTGCCCATAACAACACACGTGCTGCTGTCAACTTTTAATTTGGTACTATATGGAAGGAAAAAACCTTAGAAATTAGAAACATTTTTACAAACAAGTCAGCTCGCATTGCAGCATTCTGTTTCGTTCATTCATACAGTTTGTTCTTGAGCATCTGTACCTTGCTTGAGAGTCTGGTAGCATCCAGTTAAAGGAAATACTTCTGAAGTACTTCAAAGAAGGCTTTAAGTTCCATAGGATAACTGAGGTTCAGTGCATATATCACACCCATTAAGAGTGCACATGCAGAGGTGACATCTCCCAGGTCATGCAGAACTTCAACACCCTCGATCACTATTCCAACATCAGCTGGTGGAGTGGTTGCATCACCTCCCTCGACTTTGACGCTGTAGATGCCAAGGGTAAGTTGCTCAAGCTCCCTCTGTACAGCAGTATCATCAGTATCCTTTACATAGAGGAGAAAGAAAAGACAAAACCAATCTATGAAATCACAGATTTTGTAGAATTCCAAAGATTAACTTTTGCCTTTCTGGTTTCCTTTAATGAAAACAGCATGATTTTGAAGGTATTATTGGTGAAAAGAGTTTGAGTGCCTGTAACAGTAGAATTTGTAGTTGTGTGCAGtgatttgtatatgtgtgtcagTATGAGTTGTGTGCTTGTAgattttttatgaaaaaaattCTGTAAAAAAATTCATTGTACAAGTTCACAACTCATACTGACACAAATACAAATCATTGTACAAGTTCACAACTCATACTTACAGATACAAGTCACTGTACACAACTACAAATTCTACTGTTACATGCGCTCACACCTTTTTCACCAATAATACCTTCATACATGATGCTTTAAAAGTGCTATTTGTGTAAAAAGAAGATAAGGCAGTGCCGAGTGATTCCATCAAACTTTAGAGATATTTTATCTAACATATCTCTTGGAGTTGACTGTCATTACAAAAGAATGGAGCACTAACCAAGCCCCACCCAAGGCACCAATGAGCCATCAACGTGAGTGGCCTTGGGGACACCCCCAAAGAGCTTAAAAACCGGGTTCCCCACCAGGTAGTCACACTAGCTTAATCTAGTCAGAAGAGCATGAACTGATGAAGCCCCTTGGAAAAGAGGCGAAACGTCTTCAAGACATATAACCAAGTGCACTTGACCAGATTCAACTCTCGGCAAAGAATTAACATGTATAAGCTTAGTAAAAGCAGAATGTATGGTAGAGCTGCTGTATTGGATTGCAGAGGGGTGCCAAATAAAATACTCAGTGAGTATATttagatttccaaaaaagtttaaACAAACTCATTCCATGCAAATTTTAACAAAGTAACAAGATTAGTTATTCAAAATTTGATTTATTACAGGTAGAAACTAAACTATTAAAATTACCAACCAGGTATTCTTTGAAGAGGATGTTCGGGTCTTCGTTCAGATAGATACAAAGTGCCTTCAGGATGCACTCTCTCCTCTTTTCAATGGTTTCATTCTAAAGAGAGAaatattagggttagggtttctgACTTATCTTTTCACTATACCTGTCAAAACTGACTAGTCGGCATCAacttataataattaaaataatgttctctatggatagcaaaacataCCTGTCTGATTGGGAGCAAAATCCTGCTGATTTTATTCCCTGCAGAGCCTCCTTTCTTCTTCAACACTTTGAAGAGCTGGGCAGTGTGTTGGTCAAGCTGTGCATGAAACTTTGAGACAAGAGGACGAGTAGTGATCCTCACAAATTCTGCTTCCATCTGAAAACATAATTTccacaaatacatttttttaataggTACAAATAATGTTAAcatttaaaacagaaatactcacacaaGAATGTACAAAAAAACAGGCCGTGCTCTAAACAATAGTACTTCCTGTGCCATGGTTACGTTTTACACAAAATGATTACCATTCATATGTTACATtgttgggcggcatggtggtgcagtggttagcactgttgcctcaggcctctgggacccaggttcaggctctggaccccccgcaacccagtaggacaagcggtttggaaaatggatggatgttacattGTATCAAATGACAACAAATATTGACTATAACTGGGGTTTCAAATCCGACCTCAGgccttttgatgcatgtcatccCTTCTCTCTCCCCTGCCCGTCCTCTCTCTACACTGTCACTATCCAATATAGCAGAAttgccaaaaaaataaattgttGAAGCAGCATTTCATACCTCTGCCACAGTGAACAGTCCTGGCCATCTGATCTTGAACTCCACGATCATGGGCTTGTTTCTAACGACCTCCTGCCTTCTGTATGCGAAGGTCTTGGCCATCTTTTCTCTGACAACTTTATCATTATGTCTCTTCTTGACCTCAGATAACAATGCCAATCTTTCACCTTCAAGACTGTCCTGGGTCTCTCCAGCAGGATAGGGAGGACAAAAATTTACTTCTGCTTTCCTTGGTTTTTTGACATCGTAGGCAGGCTGACATCTATCTGCAGGTTTGTGCTTGAGGGAATTGATGCTCAGTTCTGGACACCCCAAGTTTCTAAGCTTTGTCCTGTAGTTGGCCATCTTGTACTTAAGACTTATTTTCCAGCCGTAGAAACCACTGAAGGATCCCTGTTCTCTCAAACATGGATGTGCTTTGATTAAAGCTTCAGCAACAGATTCAATTTCTAAGTTTGAGGGATATGCCTTGAACTTGATTTCCCGAGCCAGATTTTCCAAGATGTCTGATTTAAGTTTATGACCGGGGGACAGAAGAACTCCATTTGATATGAAGTCCTGGTTTGCACTTCGAAGTTGCATCTCCACATCATAGGAAATGGTTGGGACTTGGAATTCTGTGGGCCACTGAGATCAAGGAGTTTCTGAATCAGAGGAGAGTATTATTGTGTCAGAAGATGATGGCAAAGATGTTTCATCCCCACTCTGGTTCATGCTGCTTTGGCTGAGGTGTAGAGCATCTGACAACCGGATGATTTTCACTGTGCTCTTGTCTTGAATGTCGCAAATTTGGTTAAGGTTAACAAACTCATTATCAAAGTCACTGTCCATGTACTGGAGTCTAATGTCCCCCTCTATATCAAACTGACGTTTGATTTCGTTTGAAAGATCCTCAACAGACTTTGGCATGCCTGATTCTATGGTCAGTTTTTCAGCATTGTTGGAACCAAGAATAATCCGCAGTTTTACTGGTGCAGCCATCATCCAAATGTGTGAGTCTAGAAAAGATGAAAATAAAAGTATAAAGTCAttaaatacactgaacaaaaatataaacgcaacacttttgtttttgctcccatttttcatgagatggacttaaagatctacaattcattccagatacacaatattaccatttctctcaaacatttctcacaaatcagtctaaatgtgtcatagtgagcacttctgctttgctgagataatccatcccacctcacaggtgtgccacatcaagatgctgatctgacatcatgggtagtgcacaggtgtaccttatactgcccacaataaaaggccaccctggaatgtgcagttttgtctcacagcaaaatgccacagatgccacaagcattgagggagcgtgcaattggcatgctgacagcaggaatgtcaaccagatctgttgctcgtgcattgaatgttcatttctcaaccataagccgtctccaaaggcgtttcagagaatatggcagtacatccaaccggcctcgcaaccgcagaccacgtgtaaccacaccagcccaggacctccacatccagcaggttcacctccaagatcgtctgagaccagccactcagacagataatgcacggccccatgttgcaaggatctgtacacagttcttggaagctgaaaatgtcccagttcttgcatggccagcatactcaccggacatgtcacccgttgagcatgtttgggatgtgcttgaccggcgtatacgacagcgtgtaccagttcccactaatatccaacaacttcgcacagccattgaagaggagtggaccaacattccacaggccacaattgacaatctgataaactctatgcgaagaagatgtgttgcattgcatgaggcaaatggtggtcacaccagatactgaccggttctgagtccccagacccccaataaagcaaaaaactgcacattccagggtggccttttattgtgggcagtataaggtacacctgtgcactacccatgatgtcagatcagcatcttgatgtggcacacctgtgaggtgggatggattatctcagcaaagcagaagtgctcactatcacacatttagactgatttgtgagaaatgtttgagagaaatggtaatattgtgtatctggaatgaattgtaggtctttaagtccatctcatgaaaaatgggagcagaaacaagagtgttgcgtttatatttttgttcagtatatgtataaagcatttaaaaaagcatttaaattaGAAAGTAACCAAATGACATTGatcatatgtaaaacaaaaaggaTGGTGAAGCAAACACTGAGCAATCCACATACAATAAGCCAGTGACATAACGATAGTAGCATGAAAAATGAATTGTCATACTATTGTTAATGGTGTTCAAATTAGTTGCTTTAGGTTGGAATAGGCAATATGACATTTTTGACCAAATACCTCAATATTGATATCGTGATATAGTGGTGATGACTAAGATGCTTCCACAAAATATTTACACAATGAGATTTTTGATAATCATCTGCAATACATTTATAACAACTGTGGGTAAAGGCAAATAATTATTTGTTCAGGAAATGTCATCACTTTAGTGTAATGTAACCTTTAAAGCTAGGAAGAGACAACACTTATGCTATATTCTGATATTATAATATCCAAAATCCCAGACGATATCTAGTCTATCAGAATATCGATagaatattaaaatattgctCAGCCCTACCAGTGACATAGAGTTAGTGCATGCACAGAAACAGGTTAGTAAACAGCCAAGTGGAAAGAGGTGACAGGCATTACCTTAGTATTACAGTAGGTGCTCATGCTAATGAGAATAAAGTGCACATTTAGTAAGCTATCAATTAAAGCCGTTTACTCACATATTCAACACGTGCTTGTAATATAAGGATATCTTTCAAACATAACCAGTCGAAGGGGCCCAACGAAGTAGTCATGTAATGGGTACTTCTCTGCCAGTTTGTCATGTGTTATCAGGGACATTGTGCCAGTTGGACATGGTTGCAGTTCAAAGGCTCGATAGTGCTCCCTAAACCACGCTGAGAACATCCTGACTATGAAATTCAGAGTATCCTGAAGTACACATATCCTTATTATCTCTCCGAATTCAGGTAGCCCATCATTAAATCCACAGATGACTATCATTCCCTTTCTATAGTTGATCCCCTTGCAATATGCACTGTTAGCCATGTTTACTTCTGCCATGTTTGGGTACATTTGCTGGAGAGGCAATGATACATAATCATTCAGCACCTCAACAGAGACTCTCGATACGCTTGATACTTCAACTCCTGGTTTCTGTGGATGTGATGAGTGTAAGTAATACGCAATCAtcatctgatgtttccttgacaGTGTTAGAGCAACATTCTTGAAACACTTGGTGTGTTGGGCAACTTTCTTAAAAAAACTGTGTTTGCCCTCAAACCGCATGGTCCAGACTCCAACTAGAGGACCGAAACATCGGGTCATGTGTGGGTAGTGCTCTAAAAAGTGATGCTTTGGGAGACGTTTTTGGTTGGGAAATGCTTCTTGATACTTCTGTCTGTGATCAGATATTTTGAACTGAAGATATCCAATGGATTCTTCTGTATGGATCTGGGAAACGGCAAGTTCCACTATCTCTTTTAAATCCAAAATTATCTCCCACACTGGTTCACTGTCAGGTATAACATCTCCAATCATGAAAGGCAGTAATCTAATGAGGGTCCAATTTTCAGCGGCGTTGCCACCTGTGTTTTTACTTAAAGATTTTTGTTTCACAACATGGGGACGGTTTGTTTTATCTTCTCCTTTGTAGGGGAAATTGAGAATGACCTTAAAGTGTCCAAAGAGAGGTATTTTTTGGATATCAACATGCCCAGACACTGTGCAAGTTCCACTGGAACAATACCCTCCAACAGATCATGGAGTACATCAAGTGGATATCCAGTTGTCACATCAAAATGAGAAAGATTTTCTGTCAGCACACATGGCCTTTTCACTCCAAAACAAGGCTTTCCACTTTCCGCTGCATGTTTGACATGTTCTTTGTGTTCGTGCTTGGATCGAAGACTAAACTCACCTGAGAGAACCTGCTTGGTCTGAAAATCACTGAGACGCCCTGTGCAAAATCGACAAACATACTCTCCTGAAAAACTTTCCACAAAGCCCGCAATCCCATGGGCACCCAGATTGTCTGCAGCTACACATTGTACTGTGCCTTTAATATTTGTTCCAATCTTTGGGACAAATATCCTATGCTcttccaagacaaccagatcacgCAAAAGAGGTTCAAGCACTTTTCCATATCCGTATTCCTTGATGTAGTTACTTTTACACAGTACTGCTAAATAGATGGATGACAAAGAGGAGTGCTGGCCTGGGGGTAAGTTGCTCAAAATCCAGTACATAGCGCAAATTTTATGCTTCTTTCTGGAAGTACCCAGAGGGTTGCACACCTCAAACTCATCAATATAAAGGGTGACATTTATTCTCAATTCCCCTGAAGATAGAAActcattttgtttaaaaaactcTCCATCCTGGAATGACTTGTATTCTTGTTGTGCAGTTTCATTTTGGTGAGCACTGTAGTTTTCTACTACATCATCAATTATACCATCTTTGCCAAGGAGCTGATGCAATGACTGCAATAATGGTACATATTGGTAGGTATGGTTGCGCTACTTATCTAAAACATATTCAACTGGTTCAACTACTTGGAACTTGTCTTTGAAGTACTGTTTCCGCTTAAAAGCAGTGCCAAGTGGTCCCTGATCTCCAATTGCTTTAGTTAATGGATTAGAAAGACAGAAGGCAGAGGCCAATTCCTCAGTTTCTTTTACATCAAGAGTtagattatgcttaatataaaaATCTGAAACAATGGTATTTAAAGTAGTCTGGGATGCAGAACTCATTAGGAAGTGCAAGTCCTGTAAAAGCTCATCGACTGCATTACTGGGAACATGGAGTATGTTTTCCAGCTTAAGTAACAGTGCTGCAAGTTTCTCTTCTATCATCTTTTCAACATTTTCTGAGACGTCTCTCTGAAAACTAGACTGCACTTCAAGCTGGGCTTCTGATTCTTCATTGTCTCCACGTTCACATGAAACACTTGAGCTTTCAAAACTGTCTCTTTCTGCAACGATTCCAGGTTTAAAGTCACTGTAAGAATAACCAAGGTGCTTTCTATTTTTATGTGATTTAAATGttccataaatatttatatgaatGAAATACTCCTTTTCAGAGGCAGCTTCAGAGAACCCACAAACATGACAGCTGAATGTAGCTGATGTCAATGTTTGCCGTGATGTTTCTCTAGTATGGACTCTACACAAATGTGACCTGAGCGCATTCCATGACTTGCATGGACATGGACAACTAATATATGGCAAGGATATGGGTGCCTGCGCCCATAATGTGGATGTTTTAACCTGTAATGTTTAAGTAACTGGCCTCTAGTTGAGGTCTTTGAACTGCAACCTTTACACAGCCACATTCAAATctgagaggggaaggggggtaaacaaacaaacaaaaaaggagaTATTGATAAAGGAAACTGAACTTGTAAAAAAGCATTAAATTAAGAAACTGTTAACTGACTGTTAACATACCACGGGCAAGCTCAGCAGTGCTGCCAACACCACATCAATGAGTGAAGAAATAGCTATCACGCCCAGAGTCTGAAATTCAACATGGAGCCATAAATTAATGTAGTTCATTACTTGCTTTTAAGACAATTAGaaatctaaaaaataaaaaaaacctatTCGGAACGACAGCAAGAGAGTGAAGCTGTCACCTGATAAATGTTTCTTAAAAATACTGGCAACTGTATTCACAGCAATTAAGTAGCTAGTTGTGAACTGATTTCTGCAGCTGTAACTCAAAATGAAATTCACACCAATAGTAACTCTGGCAATACCTTCTTCTAATATTCAACGACAGCACAACATTGTAGGACCACAATACATAGCTCCTCCTTGGAACTGTCTATGTCACACTTTAAGAATAAACATAAAGCCACATTTAGCAaaacatttaaagaaaaaaaacaaaaaaaggaaaagaaacagAGACAAGAAGGGTCAGACGACTGCTGCATTTGAGTAAGCACACTTTGCATTTTCTCTGTGGAAATGCAGTCTAGTTAAAACATAACACTGCAGGATCCCGTACCCGTTGTTGGTGACGCCTGCTCCAGCGCTTGCCAAAAGCTACCAGTGCTTTATTTCAGTAGCTAACTTACCGTACGTACTAACTCTTGGTCCTCTAGTAACCGAGTAACCCAACGTAATTTGCTGTTTAAAACACGTAGCATTTCCTGTACCTGtttcacagtaaaaaaaaaacccactagTTTGCTGATGGAAAACTTAATATGAAGCAGTGACGTTAGAAAGAATACTGGATGTCATCAGTAAAATAAAGCTTGATAACTGAAAATTCCGACAGGAACATGACAGTAAAATTATCTATCGAACCACATCTCGGCGGGATAAAAGCAGACTGACCTAACGTTAACGTACCATTGTCGTGCGACTATAAGCTAGCAAACGTGCCAGACTCACCGCTCTCTAAAAAACAAGCACTTCAGAAATATATAACGagtgttgtatcacacacacaattaaatcATGCTCAATAATACTACAGACGAAAAACGTCCACCTACCTCTCCCAAACCGTTGGCTAGTTAACCGCCAAAAACAAGAACGATAATGAGTTTGCGCATGTGCTGTCTGAATCATTTTAATCTTCTTCTTACTGCCACCTTCTGGATGTAAGAAGTATTTCAAtcataattcatttaaaataaatgatttgTGATTAACCAATGCATGATTATTTTGTACACATAACGAAAGACATATTTACATAGACTTTAtgagaaaaaatattttaacttgACAAAGAtatgtattttaattaaattgaaAACATAAAATTAATATACAGTGAACAGCCCACCTGATTCACTTTTTTGAGTGTACTGAGAACTCTCCCGTTTCCCATTCTATTCATCCTCAACACGAAAGACTTCAAGTAAGGCACCAGCTCAAGCCAGGTTTAGAAGTTCTCTGACAGCTCTCGATTCTCGTCTACATCGACACTGGAGATTATGAATACAGGAAGCGGATTCTGGATTTTGTGTTGTGAGGTTTGGTGAACTACCAGCAGCTCAACATCAGCAAGACAAAGAAACTGCAAACAGGACTCACTGGAGGAAGCAGCAGAGAAGAGATTGTAGCCAAGCCTTAGTCCATGTGTACCTGGACACTTTTTCCCCCCATTGCTCCATCCTGACGCCACCAACTCATTTCACCATAATGCTCACACAATGCTCTACTGGGAATCTTTGTGCCTACTGCCATCATACTGTACAATGCCTTTATTAAATGTGTCAATTAAAATTGTGTGGTATTACCAGGTGCATTCTCTTACTGTATATCAATTGTATGTAGGATCGCCATAAAGAACCAGTGATACTGGTTTTATCTCGATATTGCACTTGTTGGATGTTGCTGTTGTATGCACCTTAATTTTCCCTCGTGCATTAATAATTTAGAAATATATCTGAAATGTGCTTCTACCCAGACACCAGTAGCCCTCTAACGATACTAAATGAACTCCGTTAATTTACAGCAAAATATTACTCATTAGCCAGGGTTGTATTCACTTGAGTAAATATTTAACTAGTTTGACATCGGTGCGATATTACTTTCTGAGCGAGCAATGACTGGTTATTTACTTTACTATACTGTTTCGACATCGTCCGAAGGCATACTGCTCATTATGGACGTCGATTTAACATATTTGACGTCCAGGTATTTCACGCATATCCGGAATGCCTTGTTTGGGTTCTGATCCGCGATGTCTAGGTCTGATCAGTCGGTGTGATCGTTAAGGACTCAAACCCATAGCCTAAAAGGGTACTACTTACACTTCGAAACGGGCACGGAAATGGTGAAACATCTGCACATTATAAGACATGCCTTTGTGTGCATAAACCGGTACATGTTATtttcatataatttattttttagaCGGTATTACCGTTTTCTAACAGACAGCAATTTCTAACAAAAGTTTTCTgttgttcattagcattttttaaaatcaacTAATTAATGCTGAGATGTGTCTACGGATCGAAATTACTCTGCGGTACAACTGAAACTAAAGCGACTCTGATGGGAATAAATGGAAATTTCCAGTCCTTTTAGATATTCTGTGAGTTTTGAGTGTACATGGGACAGATGTTGTTTTTGAAGAATATGGTATGATATTTGAGATGCTACAAATGTTTTACAgtggcctcctgctcctgcaaagATGTTTCATTACGATTATTGTCCGCATTATAGTTTATTATCGGTGAGATACGTTTTGGCAAAGTTTCAGATACAGTGAGTAAAGTGAGTGA is a window from the Brienomyrus brachyistius isolate T26 chromosome 8, BBRACH_0.4, whole genome shotgun sequence genome containing:
- the LOC125747811 gene encoding uncharacterized protein LOC125747811, translated to MANYRTKLRNLGCPELSINSLKHKPADRCQPAYDVKKPRKAEVNFCPPYPAGETQDSLEGERLALLSEVKKRHNDKVVREKMAKTFAYRRQEVVRNKPMIVEFKIRWPGLFTVAEMEAEFVRITTRPLVSKFHAQLDQHTAQLFKVLKKKGGSAGNKISRILLPIRQNETIEKRRECILKALCIYLNEDPNILFKEYLDTDDTAVQRELEQLTLGIYSVKVEGGDATTPPADVGIVIEGVEVLHDLGDVTSACALLMGVIYALNLSYPMELKAFFEVLQKFSLGNELGVVQVDTHIVDHGLSYSQMAAGEAPRPTGAQGPPNSSDWHSAPCCQTVTVISACMAMVPPVRSANGMQMAANNHRRKGA